A section of the Primulina eburnea isolate SZY01 chromosome 1, ASM2296580v1, whole genome shotgun sequence genome encodes:
- the LOC140824915 gene encoding UTP--glucose-1-phosphate uridylyltransferase 3, chloroplastic-like, whose translation MRRRHVRFDGSGGLRATCAGLKEIARLKALRKDMVGCRTFGEKLKVGNSDSRVEFFKSRGNKFSGVGLSRFQLYLLKFVVAAGQEHVLSEFGGECELETSSVRKAPYPLAEMIENWDVNDRGKGEEGLKEEETVTLESPLKLLGEVEQFYDCIVGCVNDKKTAPRKRHSKS comes from the coding sequence ATGCGTCGGCGTCACGTGCGCTTCGACGGTTCCGGTGGATTGCGCGCCACATGCGCCGGGCTGAAGGAAATCGCGAGGCTCAAAGCGCTTAGGAAAGACATGGTCGGTTGCAGGACGTTTGGGGAGAAACTGAAGGTGGGGAACTCGGACTCTAGGGTTGAGTTCTTCAAATCGCGGGGGAATAAATTTTCTGGGGTGGGTTTGAGTAGATTTCAGTTGTATTTGCTGAAATTTGTGGTGGCAGCTGGTCAGGAGCATGTGTTGAGTGAGTTCGGTGGCGAGTGTGAATTGGAGACGAGTTCAGTTAGGAAAGCCCCTTATCCGTTGGCGGAGATGATTGAGAATTGGGATGTGAATGACCGTGGTAAAGGTGAAGAAGGTCTGAAAGAGGAAGAGACAGTGACTTTGGAGTCACCGCTGAAGTTGCTTGGAGAAGTTGAGCAGTTTTATGACTGCATTGTTGG